The following are from one region of the Paenibacillus sabinae T27 genome:
- a CDS encoding O-antigen ligase family protein: MMISGHRASKLYALPYGMLFLLSALFLGTTVIYMPAVAVAAVGFLLLLVVSLTRPDYISYFVLLTTAISINFLYGGSLFGMEILSLYKLAMLALLVPCILVNGLRFKLSYPLWALAAMVFMTFTASIWLPEMTSQIAVKAFIGLSLPFMFLLINWKKEVAERQIRLICLLPVVSLVVGALLQAAHLHPMLNVEFTGAVRIQGANIPSHLAMLAFLGTVIPFIELKRNPGHERFFYTMLAVNFMTLIATGTRGPLLALIPMALYYFFDIFRRYLKGKTRYLIPLLCSVAVIAGAVFMQWDNIKKRSFERQTSDGIDLSGRSEAWTYFLDKASGSPLSGRGLGAVTVANDGTLFIGFVVPHNEYIRFYFDGGYIGSTLLWLSLMAVFLLVYRALAPPVKMYYLLLIAAFLIYSFSDNTLSTVQFIIPFCWYLNCLYRASQPTDSPQKEVIR; this comes from the coding sequence ATGATGATAAGCGGACACCGGGCTTCCAAATTGTATGCTCTGCCGTATGGAATGCTCTTTCTCCTATCGGCCCTGTTTCTAGGCACGACAGTGATATACATGCCGGCTGTCGCGGTTGCCGCTGTAGGTTTTCTCCTGCTGCTCGTCGTATCCCTGACCCGGCCGGATTATATCAGCTATTTCGTCCTTCTGACGACGGCGATATCTATCAATTTTTTATACGGCGGCAGCCTTTTCGGGATGGAAATCCTGTCGCTGTATAAGCTGGCCATGCTGGCGCTGCTCGTGCCCTGCATCCTCGTCAACGGCCTGCGCTTCAAGCTCAGCTATCCGCTGTGGGCCTTGGCGGCGATGGTGTTCATGACCTTTACGGCCTCCATATGGCTCCCCGAGATGACATCACAGATTGCGGTTAAGGCATTTATCGGACTGTCTCTGCCGTTCATGTTCCTGCTGATCAATTGGAAGAAAGAGGTGGCAGAGCGGCAGATCCGGCTGATCTGTCTGCTCCCGGTGGTAAGCCTTGTGGTCGGAGCGCTGCTGCAGGCGGCGCATCTTCACCCGATGCTGAATGTTGAATTCACCGGCGCGGTGAGGATTCAAGGAGCGAACATTCCGTCGCATCTGGCGATGCTCGCCTTCCTTGGAACGGTGATTCCGTTCATTGAGCTGAAGCGGAATCCGGGCCATGAGCGGTTCTTTTACACCATGCTGGCCGTGAATTTCATGACGCTGATCGCTACGGGAACGCGGGGGCCGTTGCTCGCGCTGATCCCTATGGCCCTCTATTACTTCTTCGACATCTTCCGGCGCTACCTGAAAGGCAAGACCCGTTATCTGATTCCGCTGCTGTGCTCGGTGGCCGTCATTGCCGGAGCCGTATTCATGCAGTGGGACAATATCAAGAAACGGTCCTTCGAAAGGCAGACCAGCGATGGAATCGACTTGTCGGGACGCTCGGAAGCATGGACATACTTTTTGGATAAAGCGTCGGGCTCCCCTTTATCGGGAAGAGGCCTGGGCGCCGTTACGGTAGCCAATGACGGTACATTGTTTATAGGCTTTGTCGTTCCCCACAATGAATATATCCGGTTTTACTTCGACGGGGGGTACATCGGCTCGACTCTGCTGTGGCTGTCGTTAATGGCTGTGTTCCTTCTGGTTTACAGAGCTTTGGCGCCGCCGGTAAAAATGTATTACCTGCTCTTGATAGCAGCGTTTCTGATTTATTCCTTTTCTGATAATACGCTGTCGACGGTCCAATTTATTATTCCGTTCTGTTGGTACCTGAACTGCCTGTATCGGGCTTCGCAGCCAACCGATTCCCCACAAAAAGAAGTGATACGATGA
- a CDS encoding WecB/TagA/CpsF family glycosyltransferase: MNQVNMFDVNFNNYDFMDLLEYIDTTIRERNHSYILTCNVDHVIKLRKDKEFRTVYSEAGAVVADGMPLIWASKMLGKPLKQKVSGADLFSRLGHAFQQRKYRLFFLGSAEGVPERATKNLKASYPDINIVGCYSPSYGFENNEEENKRIISMLNETRPDIVFVGVGAPKQEKWIYRHYLSYRAPISIGVGATFDFLSGSVKRAPDFMQKTGLEWFWRLSQEPGRLWKRYLVDDAQFLVLLLKELRKREKANGQSFE; encoded by the coding sequence ATGAATCAAGTAAACATGTTCGATGTCAACTTTAACAATTATGATTTCATGGATCTGCTGGAGTATATCGATACTACGATCCGGGAAAGGAACCATTCCTACATTCTGACCTGCAATGTGGATCATGTGATCAAGCTGCGCAAGGATAAGGAATTCCGTACGGTCTACTCTGAAGCCGGTGCTGTCGTCGCGGACGGGATGCCTCTCATCTGGGCTTCCAAGATGCTGGGCAAGCCGCTCAAGCAGAAGGTGTCCGGAGCCGATCTGTTCAGCAGATTGGGGCATGCGTTCCAGCAGCGGAAATATCGGCTGTTCTTCCTGGGCTCCGCCGAAGGCGTGCCGGAACGGGCGACGAAGAACCTCAAAGCGTCCTATCCGGATATCAACATCGTCGGCTGCTACTCTCCATCCTACGGGTTCGAGAACAACGAGGAAGAGAACAAGCGGATTATCAGCATGCTGAATGAAACCCGGCCGGACATCGTGTTCGTGGGCGTCGGAGCTCCCAAGCAGGAGAAATGGATCTACCGTCATTATCTGTCCTACCGGGCGCCTATCTCGATCGGCGTCGGAGCCACCTTCGATTTTCTGTCCGGTTCGGTCAAGCGGGCACCGGATTTCATGCAAAAAACGGGGCTGGAATGGTTCTGGAGGCTAAGCCAGGAGCCGGGAAGGCTGTGGAAACGGTATTTGGTCGACGATGCCCAGTTTCTGGTTCTTCTGCTGAAGGAACTGCGCAAACGGGAAAAAGCGAACGGACAGAGCTTCGAATAA